The proteins below are encoded in one region of Triticum aestivum cultivar Chinese Spring chromosome 1B, IWGSC CS RefSeq v2.1, whole genome shotgun sequence:
- the LOC123092920 gene encoding pentatricopeptide repeat-containing protein At4g14170, whose protein sequence is MPAPATLASFNALVASLARSGRPSQALLAFRDMLARGFPPDHFTLPPVLRCCALTGSAALAASSHALSVKLGAHGSLFVASALVQCYAGMSNLPDARRLFDGMRERDAVLWTSMLSAYAQGGQPEEALRLFQGMVVAEVQLDAVVMVSLLLACGQLGWRRHGRSVHACCVRMFLGMPLSLGNALVDMYVKCGELEFAERVFSVMPRRDVISWSALIVGHGLNGRPDVALRLFDEMVAKGVDQNSVTFLGALSACAHSGMVDKAYAIFDQMKQRGIKRELKHYSCMADALGRAGRVVEAVNLIEEMPCQPDEAILGSVLAACRVHGEMDAAERISKRLMSMSPAKSGYYMSLANIYSDAGRYDDAERIRGFMKEVKVDKLPGYSSVELDVSVSESKNV, encoded by the coding sequence ATGCCGGCTCCCGCCACGCTCGCCTCCTTCAACGCcctcgtcgcctcgctcgcgcgctCCGGCCGCCCCTCGCAGGCGCTCCTCGCCTTCCGTGACATGCTCGCGCGGGGTTTCCCGCCCGACCACTTCACCCTGCCCCCGGTCCTCCGCTGCTGCGCGCTCACCGGCTCCGCCGCCCTGGCCGCCTCCTCGCACGCCCTCTCCGTCAAGCTTGGCGCCCACGGTAGCCTATTCGTGGCGTCCGCGCTCGTGCAGTGCTACGCGGGCATGTCCAACCTCCCCGACGCGCGGAGGCTGTTCGACGGAATGCGCGAGAGGGATGCCGTTCTGTGGACGTCTATGCTGTCCGCGTACGCGCAGGGTGGGCAGCCAGAGGAGGCTCTGCGGTTGTTCCAGGGGATGGTGGTGGCCGAGGTGCAGCTGGACGCGGTGGTCATGGTCAGCCTTCTTCTCGCGTGTGGCCAGCTCGGGTGGCGGCGCCATGGGAGAAGCGTGCACGCGTGCTGCGTCCGGATGTTCCTGGGGATGCCGCTGTCTCTGGGGAATGCGCTTGTGGACATGTACGTCAAGTGCGGTGAGCTTGAATTTGCCGAACGCGTATTTTCTGTGATGCCCAGGCGGGATGTTATCTCGTGGAGTGCTCTGATTGTTGGCCATGGTTTGAATGGCCGTCCGGATGTTGCTTTGAGGCTCTTTGATGAAATGGTGGCCAAAGGAGTGGACCAGAACTCGGTCACCTTTCTTGGTGCCCTGTCAGCCTGTGCGCATTCAGGCATGGTGGACAAAGCGTATGCTATATTCGATCAGATGAAACAGCGGGGCATCAAGCGTGAGCTTAAGCATTACTCTTGCATGGCTGATGCGTTAGGGAGGGCAGGCCGTGTTGTTGAGGCAGTAAATCTCATAGAGGAAATGCCttgccagcctgacgaggctatcCTTGGCAGTGTATTGGCAGCTTGCCGAGTGCATGGTGAAATGGACGCTGCTGAACGGATTTCAAAGAGATTGATGAGCATGTCTCCTGCAAAGAGCGGCTACTACATGAGCTTGGCAAACATATATTCAGATGCTGGAAGGTATGATGATGCAGAGAGAATAAGAGGCTTCATGAAGGAAGTTAAAGTCGACAAGCTTCCTGGATATAGTTCAGTTGAACTCGATGTTTCTGTCTCTGAATCAAAAAATGTATAA